From Lonchura striata isolate bLonStr1 chromosome 3, bLonStr1.mat, whole genome shotgun sequence, one genomic window encodes:
- the LAMP5 gene encoding lysosome-associated membrane glycoprotein 5: protein MARRRLPGLLFILHAAARLAAEQEVENLSGLSPNPEKDIFVVRENRTTCLMAEFAAKFIVPYDVWASNYVDLITEQADIPLSRGAEMKGKCGTNESELELSWLDQAYTLKLSFLKEGHNTSRGPEASWKLSRIQFTYDSSERTYFKDAVSPGKHTASSHRLSALVTPAGRSYECQAQQTISLVSSDHQKSVQLLLSEVRLQPFDIPADFVFSEEHKCPVDQREQLEETLPLILGLILGLVIVITLGIYHIHHKLTASQVQIPRDRSQYKHMG, encoded by the exons ATGGCCAGGAGGCGTCTCCCGGGGCTGCTTTTCATCTTGC ACGCCGCGGCTCGCCTGGCCGCCGAGCAAGAAGTTGAAAACCTCTCCGGGCTCTCCCCTAACCCCGAGAAGGACATCTTCGTGGTGCGGGAAAACCGGACGACGTGTCTCATGGCCGAATTCGCCGCCAAGTTCATCGTCCCGTACGACGTGTGGGCCAGCAATTATGTGGAT CTGATCACGGAGCAAGCCGATATTCCACTGTCGCGGGGCGCCGAGATGAAGGGCAAGTGCGGCACGAACGAGTCGGAGctggagctctcctggctgGACCAGGCGTACACCCTCAAACTCTCCTTCCTGAAG GAGGGGCACAACACGTCCCGGGGCCCGGAGGCGTCCTGGAAGCTCAGCCGGATCCAGTTCACCTACGACAGCTCCGAGCGCACCTACTTCAAGGATGCCGTCAGCC CCGGGAAGCACACAGCCAGCTCGCACCGGCTCTCGGCCCTGGTGACCCCTGCCGGGCGGTCCTACGAGTGCCAGGCGCAGCAGACCATCTCCCTCGTCTCCAGCGACCACCAGAAGTCcgtgcagctcctgctgtccgAAGTGCGGCTCCAGCCCTTCGACATTCCCGCGGATTTTGTCTTCAGTGAAG AACACAAGTGCCCGGTGGAccagagggagcagctggaagaaaCCCTGCCCCTGATCCTGGGGCTGATCCTGGGGCTGGTTATCGTGATTACCCTTGGCATCTACCACATCCACCACAAGCTGACAGCCAGCCAGGTGCAGATCCCTCGGGACAGATCTCAGTACAAACACATGGGATAG